A window of Pseudomonadales bacterium contains these coding sequences:
- a CDS encoding DUF1801 domain-containing protein, translated as MDKEIQNKFASYPYDAREKLEDIRKLIFNIAAEENLGDITEQLKWGEPSYSSKIGSPIRIDWKPKHPDKVSVFVNYKTLLIETYKEIYGSSLQYVGNREIAIPLSKPIPLAELKGCISMALQYHKLKKLPLLGA; from the coding sequence GTGGATAAAGAAATACAAAATAAATTTGCGTCTTATCCATACGATGCCCGCGAGAAGCTAGAAGACATCAGAAAGCTTATTTTTAATATCGCGGCAGAAGAAAATTTGGGTGACATTACCGAACAGCTTAAATGGGGAGAGCCGAGTTATTCATCAAAGATTGGGAGTCCCATTCGAATAGATTGGAAGCCAAAGCACCCTGATAAAGTATCAGTATTCGTCAATTATAAAACATTGCTTATAGAAACATACAAAGAAATATATGGCTCCTCACTGCAATATGTTGGGAATAGAGAAATAGCTATTCCGCTTTCAAAGCCAATACCATTAGCTGAACTTAAAGGCTGTATATCAATGGCACTGCAATATCATAAGCTCAAAAAACTTCCACTGTTAGGCGCTTAA